Proteins from a genomic interval of Psychrobacter fulvigenes:
- a CDS encoding BCCT family transporter, whose product MSKLPRSTILLPVFIPAAVVMILLVIGTSINPEAAGALFSDVLNYITETFGWFYMLAVAIFLMFIIVLAFSPYGSIKLGPDHGEAEYKFLEWFAMLFSAGYGIALLFFGVAEPVLHFASPPLSEPQTIAAAKEAMQIAYFHWGFHIWAIYGVVGLSLAYFSFRHGLPLSMRSTLYPLIGDKIYGPIGHTVDVFAILGTMFGIATSLGLSVSQINAGMNYLLPDLIPVSTTVQVITIALITVAALVSVLAGMDKGVKRLSILNMVLATALMIFVFIVGPTIFILNAFMENTGSYLGNIVERTFSLQAYQLSDWISNWTLFIFAWTIAWAPFVGLFIAKISRGRTIREFVFGVMLVPTFFTFFWFAVFGDTALSMIMNDGYTSLITEVQNNQAIALFKLLENLPFTEFVSSLTVLLIITFFVTSSDSGSLVIDSLAAGGRSDTPWWQRSFWVVTEGAVASVLLLAGGLTALQTAAIVSALPFAIIILIAIFGMWRALRIEGHRNQSLDKDNRLPPHLLKPSAWRDRIDYITEQPTRDNVLAYIKEVVMPSMTEVSEKFAETGWIPEVNYDEVNNRAVLELQRGDDVEFWYEVRLSEHELPDYYTEEMADNLPQEHYHRAEVYLRRGGQTYDLYGYQSESVINDIIDQFEKYLHFLNVSPDSLPWRMQQHDEDLTLEQGSVFDK is encoded by the coding sequence ATGAGTAAGTTACCTCGCTCTACTATCCTGCTGCCGGTATTCATACCTGCAGCCGTTGTTATGATTTTATTGGTGATTGGTACGTCTATCAATCCAGAAGCAGCAGGCGCATTGTTCAGTGATGTGCTCAATTACATCACAGAGACGTTTGGCTGGTTTTATATGCTGGCCGTGGCGATATTTTTGATGTTTATCATTGTGCTGGCGTTTTCGCCTTATGGCAGTATTAAGCTTGGCCCTGACCATGGAGAGGCTGAATACAAGTTTCTTGAATGGTTCGCCATGCTGTTTTCGGCTGGTTACGGTATTGCCTTATTGTTCTTTGGCGTCGCTGAACCAGTGCTGCATTTTGCTAGTCCACCCTTGTCTGAGCCGCAAACGATTGCCGCGGCAAAAGAAGCCATGCAGATTGCTTATTTTCATTGGGGCTTTCATATTTGGGCGATTTATGGCGTAGTCGGTTTGTCACTGGCCTATTTCTCATTTCGCCATGGTTTGCCGCTCTCCATGCGCTCAACGCTATATCCGCTGATTGGGGATAAAATCTATGGCCCTATCGGTCATACGGTGGATGTGTTTGCTATTTTGGGCACCATGTTCGGTATTGCCACCAGTTTGGGTTTGTCGGTATCGCAAATTAATGCGGGCATGAATTATCTATTGCCAGATTTGATTCCAGTCAGTACGACCGTGCAGGTCATTACCATTGCGCTAATAACCGTAGCGGCGCTGGTTTCGGTATTAGCGGGCATGGATAAAGGCGTAAAGCGCTTATCGATTCTAAATATGGTGCTTGCGACAGCCTTAATGATTTTTGTCTTTATTGTTGGTCCGACGATATTTATTCTGAACGCTTTTATGGAAAACACGGGCAGTTATCTGGGTAATATCGTTGAGCGTACCTTTAGCTTGCAAGCGTATCAGCTCAGTGATTGGATCAGTAATTGGACCTTGTTTATCTTTGCATGGACGATCGCCTGGGCGCCTTTTGTCGGTCTGTTTATCGCCAAGATTAGCCGTGGTCGCACCATTCGTGAGTTTGTTTTTGGCGTGATGTTGGTGCCTACTTTCTTTACCTTCTTTTGGTTTGCGGTGTTTGGTGATACGGCGCTCAGTATGATTATGAACGATGGTTATACCTCGTTAATCACCGAAGTGCAAAACAACCAAGCGATTGCACTATTTAAATTATTAGAAAACCTACCTTTTACTGAGTTTGTTTCCTCGTTAACGGTTTTGTTAATTATTACCTTTTTTGTGACCTCGTCGGACTCAGGTTCGTTGGTCATTGATTCGCTAGCAGCAGGCGGCCGTAGTGATACGCCTTGGTGGCAGCGCTCTTTTTGGGTAGTGACGGAAGGTGCGGTGGCCTCTGTCTTGTTGCTTGCTGGTGGACTCACCGCCTTACAAACGGCAGCGATTGTCAGTGCGTTACCTTTTGCCATTATTATATTGATTGCTATCTTTGGTATGTGGCGTGCGCTACGTATAGAGGGGCATCGTAATCAAAGTTTGGATAAAGACAACAGGTTGCCACCGCATCTGCTGAAGCCTTCAGCATGGCGTGATCGCATTGACTATATCACCGAGCAGCCCACCCGCGACAATGTATTGGCTTATATCAAAGAGGTGGTCATGCCATCCATGACGGAGGTCTCAGAGAAGTTTGCGGAAACTGGCTGGATACCTGAGGTTAATTATGATGAGGTCAATAACCGTGCCGTACTTGAGCTGCAACGTGGTGATGACGTCGAGTTTTGGTATGAGGTACGTTTGTCCGAACATGAGTTGCCAGACTACTATACGGAAGAGATGGCAGATAATTTACCGCAAGAGCACTATCATCGCGCCGAGGTCTATCTGCGCCGAGGGGGTCAAACTTATGACTTGTATGGTTATCAGTCAGAATCAGTGATTAACGATATCATTGACCAGTTTGAGAAGTATCTACATTTCTTGAATGTATCGCCTGACAGCCTGCCATGGCGCATGCAGCAGCATGATGAAGATCTGACGCTTGAGCAGGGCAGTGTATTTGATAAATAG
- a CDS encoding HIT family protein — translation MSQNNQTTYDDNNIFAKMLNGEIPYHKVYEDDKTLAFMDIMPQAEGHVLVIPKQKAVDLVDLEPEYAAAVLMTSKKVMQAQRQVFEREGIIQMQLNGSQAGQTVFHYHVHLIPSNIHELGRHAVTQADQGELAEMAKQLAAAIAS, via the coding sequence ATGAGTCAAAACAATCAAACTACATACGACGATAATAATATTTTTGCAAAAATGCTAAACGGTGAGATTCCTTATCATAAGGTTTATGAAGATGATAAAACCCTCGCCTTTATGGACATCATGCCACAAGCAGAAGGTCATGTATTGGTGATCCCAAAGCAAAAAGCCGTTGATTTGGTTGACCTTGAGCCAGAATATGCGGCGGCGGTATTGATGACCTCTAAAAAAGTGATGCAGGCGCAGCGTCAGGTTTTTGAGCGTGAAGGCATCATTCAAATGCAGCTGAATGGCTCGCAAGCAGGTCAGACGGTATTCCACTACCATGTACACCTGATTCCATCCAATATCCATGAGCTGGGTCGTCATGCAGTGACACAAGCAGATCAGGGTGAGCTTGCTGAGATGGCCAAGCAGCTAGCCGCTGCAATCGCGTCTTAA
- the ilvD gene encoding dihydroxy-acid dehydratase — protein MDYRSKTSTGGRNMAGARALWRATGMTDDDFGKPIIAIANSFTQFVPGHVHLKDLGQMVAREIESVGGVAKEFNTIAVDDGIAMGHSGMLYSLPSRDLIADSVEYMVNAHCADALVCISNCDKITPGMLMAAMRLNIPVVFVSGGPMEAGKVIASTVAQSHNNDGGSDSHGTDSKGNAIRKLDLVDAMMDAADDSISDEDVLAIESSACPTCGSCSGMFTANSMNCLTEALGLSLPGNGSLLATHSLRRELFLEAGRTIVDLAKRRYEQDDDSVLPRSIATKAAFENAMSLDIAMGGSTNTILHLLAAANEAEVDFKMADIDRLSRGVPCLSKVAPASQKYHMEDVHRAGGVMALLAELDRAGLLTTDIPTIHSPSMKAAIDKWDIMNPDNLEARARYIAAPGGVRTTQAFSQSQEWPNLDVNRESGCIRSVKHAYSEDGGLAVLYGNIAERGCVVKTAGVDESILTFTGRARIFESQDAAVAAVLDDQIVAGDVVIIRYEGPKGGPGMQEMLYPTTYLKSKGLGKECALLTDGRFSGGTSGLSIGHASPEAAEGGAIGLVEEGDTIHIDIPNRTINMQVSDEDLAARRAAMEARGRDAWKPVSRERHVSPALRAYAAMTTSADTGAVRDVSQVER, from the coding sequence ATGGATTATCGCTCAAAAACCTCTACCGGTGGTCGTAATATGGCAGGTGCCCGCGCGCTATGGCGTGCGACTGGCATGACAGATGATGACTTTGGCAAGCCGATTATTGCGATTGCCAACTCCTTCACTCAATTTGTCCCTGGTCACGTACATTTAAAAGACTTAGGTCAAATGGTCGCGCGCGAGATAGAAAGCGTCGGCGGCGTGGCAAAAGAGTTTAATACCATTGCTGTCGATGATGGCATCGCCATGGGACACAGCGGTATGTTGTATTCGCTACCAAGTCGTGACCTTATTGCTGACTCGGTTGAATACATGGTCAATGCTCACTGTGCCGATGCCTTAGTTTGTATCTCGAACTGCGACAAAATCACTCCTGGCATGCTAATGGCCGCCATGCGTCTGAACATTCCTGTTGTTTTTGTCTCTGGCGGACCGATGGAAGCTGGTAAGGTCATCGCTAGCACTGTTGCCCAAAGCCACAACAACGATGGCGGCAGCGACTCACACGGCACTGATAGTAAAGGCAATGCGATTCGTAAGCTGGATCTCGTCGACGCCATGATGGACGCTGCTGACGACAGTATCAGTGATGAAGACGTATTGGCGATTGAAAGCTCAGCCTGCCCGACTTGCGGCTCGTGCTCTGGTATGTTTACCGCCAACTCAATGAACTGTTTGACTGAAGCCTTAGGTTTGTCTCTACCTGGTAATGGCTCGCTACTCGCGACGCACTCTTTACGTCGTGAGCTATTCTTAGAAGCGGGTCGTACGATTGTTGATTTGGCCAAGCGCCGCTATGAGCAAGACGATGATTCAGTACTGCCGCGCTCTATCGCGACCAAAGCCGCGTTTGAAAATGCGATGAGTCTAGATATTGCGATGGGCGGTTCCACCAACACCATCTTGCATCTACTCGCTGCTGCCAATGAAGCAGAAGTTGATTTCAAAATGGCCGATATTGACCGTTTGAGCCGCGGTGTGCCTTGTCTTTCTAAGGTTGCCCCTGCTTCGCAAAAATATCATATGGAAGATGTGCACCGTGCTGGCGGTGTGATGGCGCTACTGGCCGAGCTTGACCGTGCTGGCTTACTCACCACTGATATACCGACCATCCATAGTCCTTCGATGAAAGCAGCCATCGATAAATGGGATATCATGAATCCTGACAACCTTGAGGCGCGTGCACGTTATATCGCCGCTCCTGGTGGGGTACGTACCACGCAAGCTTTCTCGCAGTCACAAGAATGGCCAAACCTCGACGTCAACCGTGAGTCTGGTTGTATTCGTAGTGTTAAGCATGCTTATTCAGAAGATGGCGGTCTTGCAGTGCTCTACGGCAACATCGCTGAGCGTGGCTGCGTGGTCAAAACCGCAGGTGTCGATGAGAGCATCTTAACCTTTACAGGACGCGCACGTATATTTGAGTCACAAGACGCGGCTGTAGCTGCTGTCCTTGATGATCAAATCGTGGCAGGAGATGTCGTTATCATCCGTTATGAAGGGCCAAAAGGAGGTCCTGGCATGCAAGAGATGCTCTATCCAACCACTTATCTAAAGTCTAAAGGCTTAGGTAAAGAATGTGCGCTGCTAACGGACGGTCGTTTCTCTGGTGGTACCTCAGGTCTATCGATCGGTCATGCCAGCCCAGAAGCGGCTGAAGGCGGTGCGATTGGTTTGGTCGAAGAAGGCGATACCATTCATATCGATATACCAAACCGTACCATCAATATGCAGGTCAGTGATGAAGATCTAGCTGCCCGCCGCGCTGCCATGGAAGCCCGTGGCCGTGATGCTTGGAAACCAGTTAGCCGCGAGCGTCACGTCTCGCCTGCACTACGTGCTTATGCTGCGATGACTACTAGCGCTGATACTGGCGCGGTACGTGATGTCAGTCAAGTCGAGCGTTAA
- a CDS encoding serine hydrolase domain-containing protein yields MTDNNDKKSHQQRSFINAEIQQKLQQLLTDLQLDDAPAGGSLVVYQAGNCIAKASVGMAQADKPWQSDTLSINFSTGKGVLATLVHVLVSNGLLDYDKPIADYWAAFANNGKADITLRAVLSHQANLFALNSIDADSETFLDWEAMLAKVAAMPITEPDNASAYDSSYSALVYGWIVGGLIEAVTDMSLADALQRYLTEPLGIADSCYFGVPDNKVDEVAKLVKDFETSKADSGQLRSKRHKPTLKPDSEQTLATYASLPSYQRWQQLASTDSNLESANERLSANKINRLYFDHAAINASNYRAALVPANKQPIDYHDKLTMQAVIPAANGVASAQALARVYALLANGGTWQGQTLIDAATFAQLATPQVSGRDAVMPAHMNWRLGYHRLFSIGDNTDAESGFGHMGYNGSVAWCDPTRQLSFAFVHNFDVTMLNDIRQFALTEALLAYIDDTL; encoded by the coding sequence ATGACAGACAACAATGATAAAAAAAGTCATCAACAGCGTAGTTTTATTAATGCTGAAATCCAACAGAAATTGCAACAGTTACTGACTGACTTGCAGCTAGATGATGCGCCCGCGGGCGGTTCATTGGTTGTTTATCAAGCGGGTAACTGCATCGCAAAGGCAAGTGTGGGTATGGCGCAGGCGGATAAGCCTTGGCAGTCAGATACGCTGTCCATTAATTTTTCGACTGGTAAAGGCGTGCTCGCGACGTTGGTGCATGTATTAGTGTCAAACGGCTTGCTTGACTATGATAAGCCGATCGCTGATTACTGGGCAGCATTTGCCAATAATGGCAAAGCAGACATCACGCTACGTGCTGTGCTGTCGCATCAAGCCAACTTATTTGCGCTTAATTCTATCGATGCCGATAGCGAAACCTTTCTTGATTGGGAGGCGATGCTAGCAAAAGTCGCAGCCATGCCAATCACTGAGCCTGATAATGCCAGCGCTTATGATTCTTCCTATAGTGCCTTGGTGTATGGCTGGATAGTTGGGGGCCTGATAGAAGCTGTCACTGATATGTCGCTTGCTGATGCGTTACAGCGTTATTTGACAGAGCCGTTAGGCATCGCTGATAGCTGCTATTTTGGAGTGCCAGATAATAAAGTAGATGAGGTTGCCAAACTGGTCAAAGATTTTGAGACGTCAAAAGCAGACAGTGGCCAATTGCGTAGCAAACGCCATAAGCCGACCTTAAAGCCGGACTCTGAGCAGACATTGGCGACTTATGCCAGCTTGCCAAGTTATCAGCGTTGGCAACAGCTTGCCAGTACTGACAGCAATCTTGAGTCGGCTAACGAGAGGCTAAGCGCCAATAAAATCAATCGCTTATATTTTGATCATGCTGCTATCAATGCCAGTAACTATAGAGCGGCACTGGTACCTGCTAACAAGCAGCCTATTGATTATCATGACAAGCTGACCATGCAGGCCGTGATTCCTGCCGCCAATGGCGTCGCTTCTGCCCAAGCGTTGGCAAGGGTGTATGCGCTACTCGCTAACGGCGGCACATGGCAAGGACAAACGCTTATTGATGCAGCGACATTCGCGCAACTAGCGACGCCACAAGTGAGTGGTCGAGATGCCGTCATGCCTGCGCATATGAATTGGCGTTTGGGCTATCATCGATTATTTAGTATTGGTGATAATACTGATGCTGAGTCGGGTTTTGGTCATATGGGCTATAATGGCTCGGTTGCATGGTGTGACCCTACACGGCAATTATCGTTTGCCTTCGTGCATAATTTTGATGTGACCATGCTGAATGATATACGTCAGTTTGCGCTGACGGAAGCTTTGTTAGCGTATATTGATGACACCCTTTAA
- a CDS encoding beta-lactamase hydrolase domain-containing protein has product MTQHTHSESTANDAANNDADNGIDLANSLDPYFRPDNQTIVCGALDDEKITALAKAGVELVINLQPDEELSFDEAAAVRQAGMYYEQLPIGGADDLKQLKILAFDNILRQYHGKKVAMHCGSGNRAGAAMALRAGWLRGRKMDTAMERGRSHGLDDSLEQEVHNRLLVPR; this is encoded by the coding sequence ATGACTCAACACACTCATTCTGAATCGACCGCTAATGACGCTGCCAACAACGACGCGGATAACGGTATTGATCTTGCCAACTCTTTAGATCCTTATTTCCGTCCTGACAATCAAACCATCGTTTGCGGTGCGCTTGATGATGAAAAAATAACTGCCTTAGCAAAAGCAGGGGTTGAGCTCGTCATCAACTTGCAGCCTGATGAGGAGCTTAGTTTTGATGAAGCGGCAGCAGTGAGGCAAGCAGGTATGTATTACGAGCAGCTTCCAATAGGCGGTGCAGATGATTTAAAGCAGCTCAAGATATTGGCGTTTGATAATATATTGCGTCAATACCATGGCAAAAAAGTTGCCATGCACTGTGGATCTGGCAATCGTGCTGGAGCGGCAATGGCATTACGTGCAGGTTGGTTACGTGGGCGTAAGATGGACACTGCGATGGAGCGTGGGCGTAGTCATGGGTTGGATGATAGCCTTGAGCAAGAAGTGCATAATCGACTATTAGTGCCGCGTTAA
- a CDS encoding MaoC family dehydratase — protein sequence MSDKHYDALPKAHTTYANIIKSLLPIGDNAKVGKDELPQATYYVNDLHIDQSNLKDYRKICGFADNGKVPITYFSVLSQALQMNMMVKEPFPFAMLGLVHVDNSVTQYRPIGERETVSMSVAFDNLRDHAQGQQFDFVTTIKSQDETIWQGTSTYLARGKKPDTKKGAKSKPRPVTVKPIPDADGVHSVFEVPEDIGRRYAFISGDFNLIHLHSLSARAFGFPKAIAHGMWSKAKCLAMMGDLPDACSVEVSFKLPIFLPAEVELIAEPVVKLETPEDVCHFGLYSSKNDKPHLAGDIKLLADDA from the coding sequence ATGTCAGATAAACATTATGATGCGTTGCCAAAAGCGCATACCACTTACGCTAATATTATCAAAAGCTTGTTGCCTATCGGTGATAATGCCAAAGTCGGTAAAGATGAGTTACCGCAAGCGACTTATTATGTAAATGATTTGCACATTGATCAGAGTAACCTCAAAGACTATCGCAAAATCTGTGGTTTTGCTGACAATGGTAAAGTGCCTATTACCTATTTTTCGGTGCTATCGCAGGCGTTACAAATGAATATGATGGTCAAAGAGCCGTTTCCATTTGCGATGTTAGGTTTGGTGCATGTCGATAACAGTGTCACTCAGTATCGTCCTATCGGTGAGCGTGAGACGGTCAGTATGTCGGTGGCGTTTGATAATTTACGCGACCATGCGCAAGGTCAGCAGTTTGATTTTGTGACTACCATCAAGTCTCAAGACGAGACTATTTGGCAAGGAACCTCGACTTATTTGGCTCGCGGCAAAAAGCCTGATACTAAGAAAGGTGCTAAGAGTAAGCCGCGTCCTGTAACGGTCAAGCCAATTCCTGATGCTGATGGGGTACATAGTGTCTTTGAAGTACCAGAAGATATCGGCCGTCGCTATGCCTTTATTTCAGGAGATTTTAATCTCATTCATTTACACTCATTATCAGCACGGGCGTTTGGTTTCCCTAAAGCCATTGCTCATGGCATGTGGTCCAAAGCGAAATGCTTGGCGATGATGGGAGATTTGCCTGATGCTTGCAGCGTTGAGGTTTCTTTCAAGCTACCGATTTTCTTGCCAGCGGAAGTGGAGCTGATAGCAGAGCCAGTCGTTAAGCTTGAGACGCCAGAGGATGTTTGTCATTTTGGCTTGTATAGTTCCAAAAACGATAAGCCGCATCTAGCGGGTGATATCAAGCTGCTTGCAGACGACGCATAA
- a CDS encoding 3-oxoacyl-ACP reductase, giving the protein MSDRYGNFVQSSIGKKVAKNLGLPLPVTLDRFESGERLVRGSVLVGSATGDDKSVSQSVARILSDLHTEVFVNSSDSIKDALADANIDAKANTGSEDKFKVLLFDASNVSNADELKQVYEFFHFVARRVDKSGRVIIIGRPPEEITDIDTALAQRALEGFVKSVGKEFKRGITAQLIYVSKGAESNLDSTLRFFTSARSAYVSGQVVRVGQGSAVEVDWTQPLGGKTMLVTGASRGIGEAMARVLAREGAHVICLDVPQQQADLQKVASEISGSTLMVDITSDDAGAQIADAAEKRGGLDAIIHNAGVTRDKTLAKMDEQKWDMVININLASIAKINRYLLDNNVLKNDARIVCVSSISGIAGNLGQTNYATSKAGVIGLVDATAKQLADNDKGMTINAVAPGFIETQMTEAIPFAIREAGRRMNSMSQGGLPVDVAETIAWLASPASGGLNGNIVRVCGQSLLGA; this is encoded by the coding sequence ATGTCAGATCGTTATGGTAATTTTGTACAATCTTCTATTGGTAAAAAAGTTGCTAAAAACTTAGGTTTACCGCTACCAGTAACCCTTGATCGCTTTGAGAGCGGTGAGCGTTTGGTACGCGGTAGTGTCTTGGTTGGCTCAGCCACTGGTGATGATAAAAGTGTGAGCCAATCAGTCGCTCGTATTTTGTCTGATTTGCATACTGAAGTTTTTGTGAATAGCAGTGATAGCATCAAAGACGCACTTGCTGATGCAAACATCGACGCCAAAGCCAATACGGGCAGTGAAGATAAGTTCAAAGTGCTGCTGTTTGATGCCAGTAACGTGAGCAATGCAGATGAGCTAAAGCAAGTTTATGAGTTCTTTCATTTTGTCGCGCGCCGCGTGGACAAGTCAGGTCGGGTGATTATCATTGGCCGCCCACCTGAAGAGATTACAGATATCGATACGGCACTAGCTCAGCGTGCGCTTGAAGGGTTTGTGAAGTCTGTTGGTAAAGAGTTCAAACGTGGTATCACCGCGCAATTGATCTATGTCTCAAAAGGTGCTGAGTCAAACCTGGATTCGACGCTGCGTTTCTTTACTTCAGCACGCTCAGCCTATGTATCAGGTCAGGTAGTACGTGTCGGTCAAGGATCGGCTGTAGAAGTAGATTGGACGCAGCCACTGGGCGGCAAAACCATGCTGGTCACTGGCGCAAGCCGCGGTATCGGTGAAGCCATGGCTCGCGTATTGGCTCGTGAAGGCGCGCATGTGATCTGTCTTGACGTGCCGCAGCAGCAAGCGGACCTACAAAAAGTCGCAAGCGAAATCAGTGGTTCGACGTTGATGGTAGATATCACCAGTGATGATGCGGGCGCACAGATTGCAGATGCTGCCGAAAAACGCGGGGGTCTTGATGCTATTATCCATAATGCTGGTGTAACCCGTGATAAGACGCTGGCAAAAATGGATGAGCAGAAGTGGGACATGGTCATCAATATCAACCTTGCCAGTATCGCTAAGATCAACCGCTACTTACTTGACAATAACGTCCTAAAGAATGATGCGCGCATCGTTTGTGTCTCGTCAATCTCGGGTATCGCAGGTAACCTAGGTCAAACCAACTATGCGACCTCTAAAGCTGGCGTGATTGGATTGGTCGATGCGACTGCCAAACAATTGGCAGACAATGACAAAGGCATGACGATTAATGCGGTTGCTCCAGGGTTCATCGAAACTCAGATGACAGAAGCGATTCCATTTGCCATTCGTGAAGCGGGTCGCCGTATGAACTCAATGAGCCAAGGTGGATTACCTGTCGACGTGGCTGAAACCATTGCTTGGTTAGCTTCTCCTGCATCCGGCGGCCTCAATGGCAATATAGTACGTGTCTGTGGTCAAAGCTTGCTCGGTGCTTAA
- a CDS encoding acetyl-CoA C-acetyltransferase — METETDASATKKPASKTNEQSEKKMEDTTAKKPTTAAKSTASTKSAAATKTATKKTTSTAAKKTTRTAKKTNNSKLSAGQHRVAILGANRIPFARSNGPYSDASNTDMLTAALNGLVERYNLEGERMGEVVAGAVLKLSRDLNLTREAALNTALDPHTPTYDVSQACGTGLQATFTAANKIALGIIDSAITGGVDTTSDAPISIGDGLRKVILKLGAAKNNKQRLQALTGFNPKDLIESPQNGEPRTGLSMGDHQAITALEWNISREAQDELAFNSHKNLARAYDEGFFDDLISPYKGLTRDNNLRPDSTIEKMGKLKPVFGKNNANPTMTAANSTPLTDGASCVLLGTDEWAKERGLKPLAYIVHQETAAVDFIGKDGDKEGLLMAPAYAVPRMLERAGLTLQDFDFYEIHEAFASQVLSTLAAWEDETFCQERLGLDAPLGSIDRSKLNVNGSSLAAGHPFAATGGRILATAAKLLDQKGSGRVLISICAAGGQGVTCILEK, encoded by the coding sequence ATGGAAACTGAGACTGACGCTAGCGCTACCAAAAAACCAGCATCAAAAACCAATGAACAGAGTGAGAAAAAGATGGAAGATACGACCGCAAAAAAACCAACGACTGCTGCTAAAAGCACTGCATCTACAAAAAGCGCTGCCGCTACGAAAACTGCTACCAAAAAGACCACCAGCACTGCTGCTAAAAAGACAACACGTACCGCTAAAAAAACCAATAACTCTAAACTGAGTGCTGGTCAACATCGCGTTGCTATCTTAGGTGCTAACCGTATTCCTTTTGCACGTTCAAACGGCCCATACTCAGATGCCAGCAACACTGACATGCTGACAGCTGCGCTTAACGGTTTGGTAGAGCGTTACAACCTAGAAGGTGAGCGTATGGGTGAAGTGGTCGCAGGCGCCGTACTTAAGCTTAGCCGTGACTTAAACCTAACTCGTGAAGCCGCTCTTAATACGGCTTTGGATCCGCACACGCCAACTTATGATGTCTCTCAAGCTTGTGGTACTGGCTTGCAAGCGACCTTTACCGCAGCGAACAAAATCGCACTTGGCATCATCGACTCAGCCATTACGGGCGGTGTTGATACCACCTCAGACGCTCCGATCTCTATCGGTGACGGCCTACGCAAAGTCATTCTAAAACTAGGCGCAGCCAAGAATAATAAGCAACGCCTGCAAGCACTGACGGGCTTTAATCCAAAAGACTTAATCGAGTCACCACAAAACGGTGAGCCACGTACAGGTTTATCTATGGGCGACCATCAAGCCATCACTGCGCTTGAGTGGAACATCAGCCGTGAAGCGCAAGATGAATTGGCATTCAATAGCCATAAAAACCTAGCGCGTGCTTATGATGAAGGCTTCTTCGATGACTTGATTTCTCCCTATAAAGGTCTAACCCGCGACAATAACTTGCGTCCAGACTCTACCATCGAAAAAATGGGCAAGCTCAAGCCTGTATTCGGCAAAAACAACGCCAATCCAACGATGACTGCTGCCAACTCTACCCCATTAACTGATGGTGCTTCTTGTGTATTACTCGGTACAGATGAGTGGGCAAAAGAGCGTGGACTTAAGCCGCTTGCCTACATCGTACATCAAGAGACTGCTGCGGTTGACTTCATCGGTAAAGACGGCGACAAAGAAGGCCTACTCATGGCACCAGCTTATGCTGTACCACGTATGCTTGAGCGTGCAGGCCTGACTTTGCAAGATTTCGACTTCTATGAGATTCATGAAGCCTTTGCCTCACAAGTCTTATCAACACTTGCTGCCTGGGAAGATGAAACTTTCTGCCAAGAGCGCTTAGGTCTTGATGCGCCACTAGGCTCTATCGACCGCAGCAAACTGAACGTCAATGGTTCATCACTGGCTGCTGGTCACCCATTTGCAGCAACTGGCGGACGTATTTTAGCAACTGCTGCTAAGCTACTGGATCAAAAAGGCTCAGGCCGCGTTTTGATTTCAATTTGTGCTGCTGGTGGCCAAGGTGTGACTTGTATTCTAGAGAAGTAA